Proteins found in one Zea mays cultivar B73 chromosome 1, Zm-B73-REFERENCE-NAM-5.0, whole genome shotgun sequence genomic segment:
- the LOC100381665 gene encoding uncharacterized protein LOC100381665 encodes MVLIELEPEEATRPSLPVAEEQAVAGDAARPSSSAAPEEEEAAAGGKASRAPEEEEDAFEDALTDEQLREKARIQANDAKAEGNKLFGAGQYEEALSQYEISLQIAAELESAEDIRAACHSNRAVCFLKLGKHDETIKECSKALELNPTYLKALLRRAEAHEKLEHYDEAIADMKKVVEVDPSNQQATRSLFRLEPLAAEKREKMKEEMIAKLKDLGNSVLGRFGMSVDNFKAVKDPNTGSYSIQFQK; translated from the exons ATGGTGCTGATCGAGCTGGAGCCCGAGGAGGCGACGCGCCCCTCGTTGCCGGTGGCGGAGGAGCAGGCGGTCGCCGGGGACGCGGCGCGCCCCTCGTCTTCAGCGGCGCCCGAGGAGGAGGAGGCAGCCGCTGGAGGGAAGGCGTCGAGGGCGccggaagaagaggaggatgcCTTTGAGGACGCGCTCACCGACGAGCAGCTGCGAGAG AAAGCTAGAATCCAAGCAAATGATGCAAAAGCAGAAGGAAACAAGCTTTTTGGTGCTGGACAATATGAGGAAGCATTATCACAGTATGAAATATCATTGCAAATTGCTGCTGAGCTGGAATCTGCTGAGGATATACGTGCTGCATGCCATTCTAATCGTGCTGTATGCTTCTTGAAATTG GGAAAACATGATGAGACGATTAAAGAATGCTCAAAAGCACTTGAGCTCAATCCAACATACCTGAAAGCCCTGCTTCGGAGGGCAGAAGCGCATGAAAAGCTTGAACATTATGATGAAGCTATTGCCG ATATGAAAAAGGTTGTTGAAGTGGATCCTTCAAATCAACAAGCCACGAGGTCTCTTTTCCGACTTGAGCCCCTGGCAGCTGAGAAGAGGGAAAAGATGAAGGAAGAAATGATTG CAAAGCTGAAAGATCTGGGGAACTCTGTGCTGGGCCGCTTCGGGATGAGTGTTGACAATTTCAAAGCTGTCAAAGACCCAAACACTGGCTCTTACAGCATTCAATTCCAAAAGTAA
- the LOC100278691 gene encoding uncharacterized protein LOC100278691 → MVEAGAIGDAQTRFVHVPAMVEAGAIGDAQTRACAAWLTSDEPGTLDGPKAFDEMPPQECDVCQTDIASWFRCIFSKMESMS, encoded by the coding sequence ATGGTTGAAGCTGGTGCCATTGGGGATGCCCAGACGCGCTTCGTTCACGTTCCAGCGATGGTTGAAGCTGGTGCCATTGGTGATGCCCAGACACGAGCGTGTGCAGCCTGGTTGACGTCAGACGAGCCAGGCACGCTGGACGGGCCTAAGGCGTTCGATGAAATGCCCCCCCAAGAGTGCGACGTGTGCCAGACCGACATAGCCTCTTGGTTTCGTTGCATATTCTCGAAGATGGAAAGTATGAGCTAA
- the LOC103644171 gene encoding folate-biopterin transporter 1, chloroplastic — MGFSVLLSPPPLPLPSATAAADLYLIFGGHDRRRRRPLEHGCRCGRPPETALGGSSGRRGSYDDDGTAPGSLGLDGSSTSSSVRRTGSAKPRYQVTSKEEDTQNADREGWQYSTEGLSKSMSKSRYIKVFGVDLSPDNVAVAIVYFVQGVLGLSRLAVSFYLKDNLHLEPAETAVISGFSALPWLVKPLYGFISDSIPLFGYRRRSYLFLSGILGALSWSLMAAVVDDKYSAALSIILGSLAVAISDVVVDSMVVERARGESQSTSGSLQSLCWGSSAFGGVVSAYFSGSLVDTYGVRFVFGVTALLPLMTSAVAVLVNEERLPLGKSSVSLSVSGSELIESSKQRIMQIWDSVKQPSILLPTLFIFLWQATPQSDSAMFFFITNKLGFTPEFLGRVTLVTSVASLLGIGVYNLFLKEVPLRKIFLVTTVLGSALGMTQVLLVTGLNRKLGISDEWFSIGDSLIITVLGQASFMPVLVLAAKLCPVGAEATLFATLMSISNAGGVAGGLVGAGLTQLLGVSRDNFENLALLIAICNLSSLLPLPLLGLLPDESRNADGAQTKND, encoded by the exons ATGGGCTTCAGCGTCCTGCTCTCACCGCCGCCCCTTCCGCTCCCGAGCGCCACCGCTGCGGCCGACTTGTACCTAATATTCGGCGGCCAcgatcgccgccgccgccgcccgctgGAACACGGCTGCCGCTGCGGCCGCCCCCCGGAGACGGCGCTCGGCGGCAGCTCAGGCCGCCGCGGCTCGTACGATGACGACGGGACGGCTCCAGGCTCCCTCGGCCTCGACGGCAGCAGCACGTCCTCCTCGGTCCGTCGGACGG GGAGTGCAAAACCAAGATATCAAGTAACTTCGAAAGAAGAGGACACACAAAATGCAGACCGCGAGGGGTGGCAATATAGTACAGAAGGCCTTTCAAAGAGCATGTCCAAGTCAAGGTACATCAAAGTATTTGGGGTTGATTTGTCCCCTGATAATGTGGCTGTTGCTATTGTTTACTTCGTGCAAGGAGTTTTAGGCCTTTCGAGGCTTGCTGTCAGCTTCTACTTAAAAGATAATCTTCATCTTGAGCCAGCAGAG ACTGCAGTTATATCTGGGTTCTCAGCCTTGCCATGGTTGGTCAAGCCCCTCTACGGTTTTATCAG TGATTCCATCCCTCTCTTTGGATATCGAAGAAGGTCGTACCTATTTCTATCAGGCATCCTTGGAGCACTTTCATGGAGTTTGATGGCCGCTGTTGTGGATGATAAATATAGTGCAGCACTCTCTATTATTCTTGGATCTCTTGCAGTTGCCATATCTGATGTT GTGGTTGATTCTATGGTGGTTGAGAGAGCTCGAGGTGAATCACAGAGTACATCTGGATCTCTCCAGTCGCTATGTTGGGGATCCTCAGCCTTCGGAGGAGTCGTGAGTGCATACTTCAGTGGTTCTTTAGTGGATACTTATGGTGTAAG ATTTGTTTTTGGTGTTACAGCACTTCTGCCACTGATGACATCTGCTGTTGCAGTTCTTGTAAATGAAGAACGCTTACCTTTGGGGAAAAGTTCAGTCTCACTTTCAGTTTCAGGTTCAGAATTAATTGAGAGCTCTAAGCAACGTATCATGCAGATTTGGGATTCAGTAAAGCAACCCAGCATACTCCTACCCACCTTGTTCATATTCCTTTGGCAAGCAACACCGCAATCAGACTCTGCCATGTTTTTCTTCAT AACAAATAAGCTCGGGTTTACTCCAGAATTTCTAGGACGCGTTACGCTTGTCACATCTGTTGCATCCTTACTGGGAATCGGAGTGTATAATTTGTTTCTGAAGGAAGTTCCATTGAGGAAAATCTTTCTTGTGACAACAGTCTTAGGTTCTGCTCTCGGAATGACACAG GTTCTTCTTGTCACTGGGCTCAACCGGAAGCTTGGCATAAGCGACGAATGGTTCTCCATTGGGGATTCTTTGATTATCACAGTCCTTGGCCAG GCTTCCTTTATGCCTGTCCTGGTGTTGGCTGCAAAGTTGTGCCCTGTGGGAGCGGAAGCAACTTTATTTGCCACTTTGATGTCCATCTCTAACGCCGGAGGTGTTGCCGGAGGTCTGGTGGGCGCGGGTCTGACGCAGTTACTGGGAGTCAGCAGAGACAACTTCGAAAACCTTGCTCTGCTGATCGCGATTTGCAATCTCAGTTCCCTGCTACCTCTGCCTCTTCTGGGTCTCCTGCCAGATGAATCCCGTAATGCAGATGGTGCACAGACCAAAAATGACTGA
- the LOC100274966 gene encoding uncharacterized protein LOC100274966, which yields MRLSHCESHCAGPFRLIPCLPQSKDASRDAAAASPPAPRPAAVAEEEPPPVQKVEAPVAAGRDDDAEKREDVEKAPALGKSCLKKTSCGDDECADKGNVKWLDLIGKDLAEIKEYEPSEGGDLLDDGDGISTCVCAIQ from the exons ATGAGGCTCTCCCATTGCGAGAGCCACTGCGCCGGTCCCTTCCGCCTCATCCCCTGCCTCCCCCAATCCAAAGATGCGAGCCGCGACGCTGCCGCCGCCTCTCCGCCGGCTCCGCGCCCAGCCGCTGTCGCCGAGGAGGAGCCGCCTCCGGTTCAGAAGGTAGAGGCGCCGGTAGCCGCCGGAAGGGACGACGACGCTGAGAAGCGCGAGGATGTGGAGAAGGCGCCGGCGCTGGGTAAGAGTTGCCTGAAGAAAACCAGCTGCGGCGATGACGAGTGCGCCGACAAAGGCAATGTAAAGTGGCTGGATTTGATCGGGAAAGATCTGGCAGAGATTAAGGAGTACGAGCCAAG CGAAGGCGGAGACTTGCTTGACGACGGAGACGGCATCTCGACATGTGTTTGCGCTATCCAATGA
- the LOC100274966 gene encoding uncharacterized protein isoform X1, translating into MRLSHCESHCAGPFRLIPCLPQSKDASRDAAAASPPAPRPAAVAEEEPPPVQKVEAPVAAGRDDDAEKREDVEKAPALGKSCLKKTSCGDDECADKGNVKWLDLIGKDLAEIKEYEPRRRLA; encoded by the exons ATGAGGCTCTCCCATTGCGAGAGCCACTGCGCCGGTCCCTTCCGCCTCATCCCCTGCCTCCCCCAATCCAAAGATGCGAGCCGCGACGCTGCCGCCGCCTCTCCGCCGGCTCCGCGCCCAGCCGCTGTCGCCGAGGAGGAGCCGCCTCCGGTTCAGAAGGTAGAGGCGCCGGTAGCCGCCGGAAGGGACGACGACGCTGAGAAGCGCGAGGATGTGGAGAAGGCGCCGGCGCTGGGTAAGAGTTGCCTGAAGAAAACCAGCTGCGGCGATGACGAGTGCGCCGACAAAGGCAATGTAAAGTGGCTGGATTTGATCGGGAAAGATCTGGCAGAGATTAAGGAGTACGAGCCAAG GCGGAGACTTGCTTGA
- the LOC103644170 gene encoding uncharacterized protein, whose translation MADNNTNTPFRPPAASPNTGNQIFPPPMWDPQMWQAQGFDPTQGSTFSNPSFSHMINPTWSQGPNDPSACTFRTPWNPYFGMTNPGGPPTQTSFGQPQLVPPIPCPPVSTHVPNQTDPITFESKAEHSVQEVNSPTKPSDTPGTFRRTKEQNFKPDEDLLLCKTWLEISSDPVISTGQRKEGLWARIEKRYNELRGEFPLRLNRALSSRWDKIRAETGKFAGFYARVLWENQSGLTDNDKTSKAATLYATSQKKPFHFMHCWTRLKNEPKWDAMVHGSPWRGNAGTEPVRSLTPTGSVNEVQCDEGGSKGKRPLGRDSTKASRKKSMSSSSQSTDYLSRLHDIQIARLKQSEGKSDLKQQNIEFMKEVELKKLEVKSKEIEVQEKKLMMEDRKQKVEELNKLFAMDMDALPEELRVVYMAMRKGLIDFFINNPI comes from the exons ATGGCAGACAACAACACAAACACACCTTTTCGACCACCTGCTGCTAGCCCAAATACAGGTAACCAAATTTTCCCCCCACCCATGTGGGATCCTCAGATGTGGCAGGCCCAAGGGTTCGACCCAACACAGGGTTCAACATTTAGTAATCCTTCATTTTCCCATATGATCAATCCTACCTGGTCCCAGGGACCTAATGACCCATCTGCATGTACCTTTCGTACTCCATGGAACCCATATTTTGGTATGACAAATCCTGGGGGTCCTCCTACACAAACATCTTTCGGTCAACCACAATTGGTACCACCCATTCCATGTCCACCGGTGTCCACCCATGTTCCCAACCAGACTGACCCTATAACTTTTGAATCCAAAGCAGAACACAGCGTCCAGGAAGTTAACAGCCCTACCAAGCCTTCAGATACACCAGGGACATTTAGGAGGACGAAGGAACAGAACTTCAAACCTGATGAAGACTTGTTGCTTTGCAAAACATGGTTAGAGATTAGTAGTGACCCAGTGATTAGCACAGGGCAGAGGAAGGAGGGTTTGTGGGCTAGAATAGAGAAAAGGTACAACGAACTTAGAGGTGAGTTTCCATTGAGACTTAATAGGGCTCTCAGCAGCAGGTGGGACAAAATAAGAGCTGAAACAGGCAAATTTGCTGGATTCTACGCAAGAGTCCTCTGGGAAAACCAAAGTGGCCTCACAGATAACGACAAG ACTTCGAAAGCAGCAACTTTGTATGCAACATCACAGAAAAAGCCATTTCATTTCATGCACTGCTGGACGCGCCTGAAAAACGAACCCAAATGGGATGCCATGGTTCATGGCAGCCCCTGGAGAGGCAATGCGGGGACAGAGCCTGTTCGTAGTCTAACACCTACAGGTTCTGTTAATGAAGTGCAATGTGATGAGGGTGGTTCAAAAGGCAAGAGACCATTAGGACGTGACTCAACGAAAGCATCCAGGAAGAAGTCAATGTCCAGTTCATCCCAGTCTACTGACTACCTGTCAAGACTCCATGACATTCAAATTGCAAGATTGAAGCAAAGTGAAGGAAAATCAGACCTCAAACAACAGAACATTGAGTTCATGAAGGAAGTTGAACTTAAGAAGTTGGAGGTTAAGTCCAAGGAAATAGAAGTGCAGGAAAAAAAATTGATGATGGAAGATAGGAAGCAAAAGGTTGAAGAGCTCAACAAACTTTTTGCCATGGATATGGATGCTTTACCAGAAGAGTTGAGAGTTGTATACATGGCGATGAGAAAAGGTTTAATTGATTTTTTCATCAACAATCCTATCTGA